TTTTAATTTTTTCTGCGGTCTGCACGCCAACATGCAGATTGCTTTTTTTGCGTAGATAGTTGATAATATCGTTATCAATTTTATCTCCGCCCACGCGAATGGAATTGTGCACTACAATGTGAGATAAGGAAATAACGGCAATTTCACTTGTTCCTCCGCCAATATCCATAATCATATTTCCACAAGCCAAATCAATGGGCAAATCGGCTCCAATAGCTGCAGCAATAGGTTCTGCAATAAGATGAACTTCACGCGAACCGGCATGTAAGGCACTGTCCCGCACAGCTCTTTTTTCTACTTCCGTTATTCCTGAAGGAACACAAACAATTACTCTGGGACGCACTAACAGGCGTTTTTTTTGTGCCCGTAAAATAAGATTCCGCAGCATCAGCTCCGTCACCTGAAAATCGGCTATTACACCATCTTTCAGAGGTTTAATAACGCGCACTTCGTCAGGATTTTTACCCAGCATCAGTTTTGCCGGAGTGCCTATTGCAATAATCTTTTTGTTGTCTGTTGAAACGGCAACTACTGAGGGCTCGTTAATTACAATGCCACCGTTTTTTTTATATACCAAAGTATTGGCGGTTCC
This genomic interval from Candidatus Cloacimonas sp. contains the following:
- a CDS encoding rod shape-determining protein, with product MSVFDFFGMMANDIAIDLGTANTLVYKKNGGIVINEPSVVAVSTDNKKIIAIGTPAKLMLGKNPDEVRVIKPLKDGVIADFQVTELMLRNLILRAQKKRLLVRPRVIVCVPSGITEVEKRAVRDSALHAGSREVHLIAEPIAAAIGADLPIDLACGNMIMDIGGGTSEIAVISLSHIVVHNSIRVGGDKIDNDIINYLRKKSNLHVGVQTAEKIKTTIGSAYPLKQELTMDVRGRDIVSGYPVTIKISSEEIREAISETVVSIIDAIKRLFERTAPELSADIAERGIFLTGGGALLKGLDEKIRKTVDLPVHVVPDALECVVKGAGKVLDDIDRYRQVLIKRIED